In a genomic window of Amphiprion ocellaris isolate individual 3 ecotype Okinawa chromosome 13, ASM2253959v1, whole genome shotgun sequence:
- the exosc3 gene encoding exosome complex component RRP40, whose amino-acid sequence MLPSCFLCVTLILIRVRNINGADLSVTRTCRMFSSLKQRVEDVLLPGDEFSLETDDTISLTEAVKPEKAVCGPGLRRSGDRLVVCKSGVLRHKPPNVFWIDSQQRRYVPAKGETVIGIVTAKSGDVFKVDVGGSEQASLSYLAFEGATKRNRPNVQVGDLVFAQFIIANKDMEPELACIDSSGRANGMGVFGAGGLLFRVSLGLVRRLLSPHNEVRSDLETLFPCELVVGMNGRLWVRSSSIQQTLIIANLLQSCETMTAQQRKELFRRVQQGAL is encoded by the exons ATGCTGCCTTCCTGCTTCCTGTGTGTCACACTGATTTTGATCCGGGTCCGGAATATTAACGGTGCGGACCTAAGTGTTACTCGGACCTGCAGAATGTTCTCCAGTCTGAAGCAGCGGGTCGAGGATGTCCTCTTACCGGGGGACGAGTTCTCCCTCGAGACCGACGACACCATCTCTCTGACGGAGGCCGTGAAGCCGGAGAAGGCGGTGTGCGGTCCGGGGCTGCGGCGCAGCGGAGACCGTCTGGTGGTGTGTAAGAGCGGCGTGCTGCGGCACAAACCGCCCAACGTGTTCTGGATAGACTCCCAGCAGCGAAGG TACGTCCCCGCTAAAGGAGAGACCGTCATCGGGATCGTCACGGCCAAATCCGGAGACGTGTTCAAGGTGGACGTGGGAGGAAGCGAGCAGGCGTCTCTGTCCTACCTGGCGTTTGAGGGCGCCACCAAGAGGAACAGACCCAACGTCCAG GTGGGCGACCTGGTGTTTGCTCAGTTCATCATAGCCAATAAGGACATGGAGCCGGAGCTGGCCTGTATCGACAGCTCAGGACGAGCCAATGGGATGGGAGTGTTTGGAGCAGGAGGTCTGCTGTTCAGAGTGTCTCTGGGTCTGGTCAGAAG GCTGCTGTCCCCCCACAACGAGGTCCGGTCCGACCTGGAGACTCTGTTCCCCTGTGAGCTGGTGGTCGGCATGAACGGCCGACTCTGGGTCAGATcctccagcatccagcagaCCCTGATCATCGCCAACCTGCTGCAGAGCTGTGAAACCATGACGGCCCAGCAGAGGAAAGAGCTGTTCAGGAGggtccagcagggggcgctgtag
- the stard15 gene encoding START domain-containing protein 10: MPVQIPDDSDFSSFKDQCLSADGWTSRYNKGGVTVWCRDQESSTVQKLKMRIVCKDVMAETLYDVLHDTSYRKKWDTNMIDTYDIGRLTVNADVGYYSWKCPSPLKNRDFVTMRSWLPLGNDFLIINYSVKHPQHPPKKDYVRAVSLLTGYLIQSNGAAGSTLYYLTQVDPRGSLPKWVVNRVSQFVAPKAMRKIYKASLKYPEWKRKHNPSLKPWMFPEQNTLPCISVSELTLQRADSLENIDESSVSEEKTNHSDDEET, from the exons ATGCCGGTGCAGATCCCGGACGACTCGGACTTCTCCTCGTTCAAAGATCAGTGTCTGAGCGCGGACGGATGGACGAGCCGCTACAACAAGGGAGGAGTGACGGTGTGGTGCCGAGACCAGGAGAGCAGCACGGTGCAGAAACTCAAG atGAGGATAGTGTGTAAAGACGTGATGGCAGAGACGCTGTATGACGTCCTCCATGACACCAGCTACAGGAAGAAGTGGGACACCAACATGATCGACACGTACGACATCGGCAGGCTGACCGTCAACGCAGACGTCGGATATTACTCCT GGAAATGTCCAAGTCCTCTGAAGAACCGGGACTTTGTGACAATGAGGTCATGGCTTCCACTCGGCAACGACTTCCTGATCATCAACTACTCCGTCAAACATCCG CAACATCCTCCAAAGAAGGACTACGTTCGAGCCGTGTCTCTGCTCACTGGATATCTGATCCAGTCCAATGGCGCCGCCGGCTCCACCCTCTACTATCTGACTCAGGTGGACCCTCGAG GTTCTTTACCAAAGTGGGTGGTGAACAGAGTCTCTCAGTTTGTGGCTCCAAAG GCCATGAGGAAGATCTACAAGGCGTCCCTGAAGTACCCGGAGTGGAAGCGGAAACACAACCCTTCCTTGAAGCCGTGGATGTTTCCGGAGCAGAACACGCTGCCATGCATCAGCGTGTCGGAGCTGACACTGCAGCGCGCCGACTCCCTGGAGAACATCGACGAGAGCAGCGTGAGCGAGGAGAAGACCAACCACAGCGACGACGAGGAGACCTAG